One Peribacillus simplex NBRC 15720 = DSM 1321 genomic region harbors:
- a CDS encoding NfeD family protein: MKIWRYLSVLLFGLLFTISSFGGSTVSANEKIVYHVPIEETVEKGLSAFLERALTTAEAADADLVVFEVNTPGGAVDAAGEIAKLLSDSPIKTVAYVNNRALSAGAYISLSADEIYMVPSATMGSAAVIDSTGNAAGKKAQSYWLAAMKTAAEQNGRDPIYAQAMADVDIDLPEYGAEKGKLLTFTAEQAKKAGYSEGTVSGKAELYSILGVEDADIRSIEESFPEKLARFLTNPIVVPILLTIAGIGIVMELFSPGFGIPGVIGITSLVLFFYGHLVAGITGYESLAMFIIGVILVLVEFFIPGGIIGLLGFTAIVGSLFLATGDPVHMTISLLIAVTVSILVFILLVKVFGKQMKFFRKMILTDATKTEQGYVSNPNRLDLLGVEGKALTDLRPSGTALVKEERVDVVTEGSFISKGSSIIIVKVEGSRVVVREIPDSN; this comes from the coding sequence TTGAAAATTTGGCGTTATTTATCTGTACTCTTATTTGGATTGCTGTTTACCATTTCTTCTTTTGGGGGATCGACGGTATCTGCAAACGAGAAGATCGTTTACCATGTACCAATTGAAGAAACGGTGGAAAAGGGACTCTCGGCCTTTTTGGAACGCGCGCTGACCACTGCTGAAGCAGCTGATGCAGATCTTGTCGTTTTCGAGGTGAATACCCCTGGAGGTGCTGTGGATGCAGCAGGGGAAATTGCAAAGTTACTGTCGGATTCACCAATCAAGACAGTTGCCTACGTCAACAACAGGGCTTTATCTGCAGGGGCATACATTTCTCTAAGTGCAGATGAGATTTATATGGTTCCGAGTGCCACCATGGGATCTGCGGCTGTGATTGATTCAACAGGGAACGCTGCAGGTAAGAAAGCGCAATCTTATTGGTTAGCTGCCATGAAGACTGCTGCAGAACAAAATGGACGTGATCCCATATACGCCCAGGCGATGGCGGATGTTGACATCGATCTACCCGAATATGGAGCGGAAAAAGGGAAGTTGCTGACATTTACAGCTGAACAGGCAAAAAAGGCTGGATATAGTGAAGGCACCGTCTCTGGGAAAGCGGAGCTGTATAGTATACTTGGAGTTGAAGATGCTGATATTCGGTCAATCGAAGAAAGCTTTCCTGAGAAACTTGCCCGCTTTTTGACCAACCCGATCGTTGTTCCAATTTTATTAACGATAGCGGGAATCGGGATTGTGATGGAATTATTTTCACCCGGTTTTGGTATTCCGGGGGTCATTGGAATCACCAGTCTTGTCTTATTCTTCTATGGTCATCTTGTCGCCGGTATCACCGGATACGAATCGTTAGCGATGTTCATCATTGGGGTCATTCTCGTACTAGTTGAATTTTTTATCCCAGGGGGGATTATCGGGCTGCTCGGATTTACAGCGATAGTGGGGAGTCTGTTCCTTGCAACAGGAGATCCGGTCCATATGACGATATCCTTGCTAATTGCGGTCACCGTATCCATTTTGGTATTCATCCTACTTGTAAAGGTGTTTGGAAAACAGATGAAATTTTTCAGGAAAATGATATTAACAGATGCAACAAAAACGGAACAAGGGTATGTCAGCAATCCTAATCGTTTGGATTTATTAGGTGTAGAAGGGAAGGCACTTACAGATTTGAGGCCTTCAGGAACAGCCTTGGTCAAAGAAGAAAGAGTGGATGTTGTGACAGAAGGAAGCTTTATTTCCAAAGGTTCGTCAATCATTATCGTAAAAGTTGAAGGATCAAGGGTAGTCGTCCGGGAAATTCCGGATTCAAATTAA
- the floA gene encoding flotillin-like protein FloA (flotillin-like protein involved in membrane lipid rafts), whose protein sequence is MFIVLAVIAAIIVLAVFFTFVPVMLWISALAAGVKISIFTLVGMRLRRVIPSRVVNPLIKAHKAGINVSTNQLESHYLAGGNVDRVVNALIAAERANITLPFERGAAIDLAGRDVLQAVQMSVNPKVIETPFISGVAMNGIEVKAKARITVRANIERLVGGAGEETIIARVGEGIVSTIGASKMHTDVLEHPDLISRTVLSKGLDSGTAFEILSIDIAEVDIGKNIGAILQTDQAEADKKIAQAKAEERRAMAVALEQEMVARVQEMRAKVVQSEAEVPLAMADALKSGNLGVMDYMNIQNITADTDMRGSISKISENPKDNNNNHNNNN, encoded by the coding sequence ATATTTATTGTACTGGCAGTGATTGCTGCCATCATCGTGTTGGCAGTGTTTTTCACATTCGTACCAGTAATGTTATGGATTTCCGCTTTAGCGGCAGGAGTCAAAATCAGTATTTTTACATTAGTTGGGATGAGGCTTCGCCGCGTTATACCAAGCAGGGTCGTCAATCCTCTTATCAAGGCCCATAAGGCTGGGATCAATGTTTCAACGAATCAATTGGAGAGCCATTACCTTGCAGGCGGTAATGTCGATCGAGTGGTGAATGCATTAATTGCGGCAGAACGCGCCAATATCACGTTACCTTTCGAACGGGGTGCAGCTATTGACCTTGCCGGTCGTGATGTATTGCAGGCTGTTCAAATGAGCGTTAACCCGAAAGTGATTGAAACACCGTTCATCTCTGGTGTGGCGATGAATGGTATTGAAGTGAAAGCGAAGGCAAGGATCACGGTCCGAGCCAATATTGAACGCTTAGTCGGTGGTGCCGGTGAAGAGACGATCATTGCCCGTGTAGGGGAAGGGATTGTATCGACGATCGGTGCTTCTAAAATGCACACGGATGTACTGGAACATCCCGATTTGATTTCACGAACGGTTTTATCAAAAGGGTTGGATTCAGGAACAGCATTCGAAATTCTTTCCATTGATATCGCTGAAGTGGATATCGGTAAAAATATCGGGGCCATATTACAGACGGACCAAGCCGAAGCCGATAAGAAAATAGCCCAGGCAAAGGCCGAAGAACGCCGTGCAATGGCTGTTGCGCTTGAACAGGAAATGGTTGCACGTGTTCAGGAAATGAGAGCGAAGGTTGTTCAATCCGAAGCGGAAGTTCCGTTGGCCATGGCCGATGCACTGAAAAGCGGAAACCTTGGTGTGATGGATTATATGAATATCCAAAATATCACGGCCGATACGGATATGCGCGGTTCCATCAGTAAAATATCCGAAAATCCAAAAGATAACAACAATAACCATAATAATAATAATTAG
- the yqfC gene encoding sporulation protein YqfC → MARNWGKKVKQLMTKTMDLPQDVMMDLPRITMIGQLHIYIENHRGLLAFTDSEVRLMLKNGQLLIKGNAFVIKTILPEEIMLEGKIDKVYFINE, encoded by the coding sequence ATGGCTCGCAATTGGGGAAAAAAAGTGAAACAGCTAATGACCAAAACAATGGACCTTCCGCAAGATGTCATGATGGACCTGCCGCGAATTACAATGATCGGACAATTACATATTTATATTGAAAACCATCGTGGCTTATTGGCTTTTACAGACAGCGAAGTGAGATTGATGCTGAAAAATGGGCAGTTGCTGATAAAGGGAAATGCCTTTGTCATAAAGACGATTTTGCCGGAAGAAATCATGCTCGAAGGCAAAATTGACAAGGTTTATTTTATCAATGAATGA
- the yqfD gene encoding sporulation protein YqfD, protein MKNQWTNYYTGYVKVKAYGKGAERLINMLTRRGLHIWDVKRVGSESLIFHMDVRDIPKLRQVMRKSDCKVKFMQGKGFPFLMKRVMKNSGFLAGMIAFLLCIFVLSNMVWGIEVQDAKPATEHAIRKELDKMGVKIGKVQFFVDDVDTIQRKLSDRIGALTWVGVELKGTTYHFRVVEKRQPKEVEKTSPQNLVASKKAIITDMFVEKGQSIVNVNDYVGKGQLLVSGLIGKDDKQEIVSAQGVIKGKTWYKAKVEVPLKTKFSVFNGNETSRHFLKMGDFSLPVWGFKDPGYEKQEKETTVRPFHFLQWELPISYKQVTLRSKEDIVRSYTEEEAVKEGRKMAKAELKKHLDEEDEIVEEKILHESMENGKVKLSIHYQVIEDIAIGQPIIQGD, encoded by the coding sequence ATGAAAAACCAATGGACAAACTATTATACAGGCTATGTAAAGGTGAAGGCTTATGGCAAAGGTGCAGAACGGCTGATTAATATGCTGACGAGAAGGGGGCTTCATATCTGGGATGTGAAGCGTGTCGGAAGCGAATCCCTGATTTTTCATATGGATGTCAGGGATATCCCTAAACTCCGTCAGGTCATGCGTAAGAGCGATTGTAAAGTAAAGTTCATGCAAGGAAAGGGTTTCCCTTTCCTAATGAAGAGAGTCATGAAAAACAGCGGGTTTTTAGCGGGGATGATCGCTTTCCTGCTTTGCATATTTGTACTTTCCAATATGGTATGGGGCATCGAGGTTCAAGATGCCAAACCGGCTACCGAGCATGCCATCCGAAAAGAATTGGACAAGATGGGCGTGAAAATCGGTAAAGTGCAATTCTTTGTTGATGATGTGGATACGATTCAGCGTAAGCTGTCGGACCGTATTGGTGCATTGACGTGGGTAGGGGTTGAGCTAAAGGGAACGACATACCATTTTCGGGTTGTAGAAAAGCGTCAGCCTAAAGAAGTCGAGAAAACATCTCCACAGAATTTGGTAGCGTCTAAAAAAGCGATCATCACTGATATGTTCGTTGAAAAAGGACAATCTATTGTTAATGTGAATGATTATGTAGGAAAAGGACAGCTTCTTGTTTCAGGACTGATCGGAAAAGATGATAAACAGGAAATCGTATCCGCACAGGGAGTAATAAAAGGGAAAACTTGGTATAAAGCGAAAGTGGAAGTACCGTTAAAAACCAAGTTTTCCGTTTTTAACGGAAATGAAACGAGCAGGCACTTTTTGAAAATGGGAGACTTTTCCCTGCCGGTATGGGGGTTCAAGGATCCGGGATATGAAAAACAGGAAAAAGAAACGACAGTGAGGCCGTTTCACTTTCTTCAATGGGAACTGCCCATTTCCTATAAACAAGTGACGTTAAGGAGCAAGGAAGATATTGTACGAAGTTATACGGAGGAAGAAGCGGTAAAGGAAGGCAGGAAAATGGCTAAAGCAGAATTGAAAAAGCATTTGGACGAGGAAGATGAAATCGTCGAGGAAAAAATTTTGCACGAAAGCATGGAGAATGGTAAAGTTAAATTATCTATACATTACCAAGTTATTGAAGATATAGCGATTGGACAACCAATCATTCAAGGAGACTAA
- a CDS encoding PhoH family protein, with protein sequence MADDVKVIKLEIQSPNEAIALLGNGDSNVKVLEEELGISVITRGEAVSVAGDIERVTMGEEILKALLTVIRKGIAISSRDVLYAIELARKGTLEYFGELYDEEIAKTAKGKSIKVKTIGQRYYIQAIKKQDLVFGIGPAGTGKTYLAVVMAINALKNGHVKRIILTRPAVEAGESLGFLPGDLKEKVDPYLRPLYDALHDLLGMEQTLRMIERGTIEIAPLAYMRGRTLEDAFVILDEAQNTTEAQMKMFLTRLGFGSKMVITGDRTQIDLPKGMKSGLIRVEEILKNVKGLSFVYFEQSDVVRHPLVAKIITAYEQAKS encoded by the coding sequence ATGGCAGATGATGTGAAAGTAATTAAGCTCGAAATACAATCACCCAATGAAGCGATCGCGTTATTGGGCAATGGGGATTCAAATGTAAAAGTGCTTGAAGAGGAGCTTGGCATCTCCGTCATAACCCGAGGTGAAGCGGTGAGTGTTGCCGGGGATATCGAGCGGGTAACGATGGGGGAGGAAATCCTTAAGGCGTTATTGACAGTTATCAGAAAAGGAATTGCAATCAGTTCCAGAGATGTGCTTTATGCAATTGAATTGGCAAGAAAAGGCACATTGGAGTATTTCGGAGAATTATATGATGAGGAAATCGCTAAAACGGCTAAGGGGAAATCCATTAAAGTCAAAACAATCGGGCAGAGGTACTATATCCAGGCAATAAAGAAACAGGACCTTGTATTTGGAATAGGGCCTGCCGGAACCGGAAAGACCTATCTTGCTGTAGTGATGGCCATAAATGCATTGAAAAATGGACATGTTAAACGGATCATCCTGACACGGCCTGCCGTCGAAGCAGGGGAAAGCCTCGGTTTTCTGCCGGGTGATCTGAAGGAAAAGGTAGATCCTTATCTAAGGCCGCTGTATGACGCTCTCCATGACCTTCTAGGGATGGAACAGACGCTAAGGATGATAGAGCGCGGAACGATAGAAATAGCTCCTCTGGCTTATATGAGGGGCCGTACGCTTGAAGATGCCTTTGTCATATTGGATGAAGCCCAGAATACGACGGAAGCCCAAATGAAGATGTTTTTGACCCGGCTTGGTTTCGGATCGAAAATGGTCATTACGGGAGACCGGACCCAGATTGACCTTCCAAAAGGTATGAAGTCAGGTCTGATCCGGGTAGAAGAGATCTTGAAGAATGTTAAAGGCCTTTCCTTCGTTTATTTTGAACAAAGTGATGTTGTGAGACATCCGCTTGTCGCCAAAATCATTACTGCTTACGAGCAGGCGAAGTCATAA
- a CDS encoding HD family phosphohydrolase, protein MNRIQKFFTQIKGLLVHRFFQVLLFIILGLFAYGLMFSNVKPERVQVELFKPAEQTIRSTKTVEDTYKTEQEKEEISKQVADVYSLKKEYAKNKVDLISSIFDSAIEVNKETDPDEDHKEDEGKEDKKEVVKTDAQKVSILKEKLTDEVNKNIEESVFLALVQADEDELKIAKDSTITAVNNVMSSRIAASDVENAKKKVVEELDYMSISGDMKKASTSLARTAIIQNVFFDKDKTEEQRRKAVESVEPIRILQGQIIVEENQLVDRDVFRQLELAGFLNTESTIYPYIGLLLFIFLTFAAFYYFFYYSISKKDNKYNQLLIFSLVFILSMATMKTVSILADLKNSNLEYIFPGAMAAMLIKILLNDKLAVAMIILLGSYGTIIFNGDTPGNLDFSMGLYIIFGGLTAIIILSRPNFKSKVLVAGLLLSLINMTFVFSLIFIMDSHYTRMEYLYYAAAAIGSGVGSAVLTMGLLPFFEAGFGILSSIKLIELANPNHPLLRRILIEAPGTYHHSVMVANLAESACEAIGSNGLLARVGSYYHDIGKTKRPHFFIENQMSEENPHDRLQPETSRDIIIAHAVDGGEMLRSHKFPKEIVDIAEQHHGTTLLKFFYHKAKKQDEATLETAYRYPGPRAIMKEVAVIGIADSVEAAVRSMKHPTPEKIEELVSFIIQDRIQDGQFDECDITMRELSIVKHSLCESLNGIFHSRIEYPELDKLGQKVKE, encoded by the coding sequence TTGAATCGTATCCAGAAATTTTTCACTCAAATAAAAGGGCTGTTGGTCCATCGCTTTTTTCAAGTGCTATTGTTTATAATACTTGGTTTATTTGCTTATGGGTTAATGTTCTCCAATGTTAAGCCGGAAAGGGTCCAGGTAGAGCTTTTTAAGCCTGCGGAACAAACGATCCGTTCAACCAAGACTGTAGAAGATACCTATAAGACTGAACAGGAAAAAGAAGAGATTTCAAAACAGGTGGCGGATGTTTATTCTTTAAAAAAAGAATATGCCAAAAATAAAGTCGATCTCATTTCATCCATTTTCGATTCAGCGATAGAGGTGAATAAAGAAACGGACCCCGATGAAGATCATAAAGAAGATGAGGGAAAAGAGGATAAAAAAGAGGTTGTTAAGACGGATGCTCAAAAAGTTTCCATATTAAAAGAAAAATTGACCGATGAAGTCAATAAAAATATCGAGGAATCCGTTTTCCTTGCTTTAGTGCAGGCGGATGAAGATGAGTTGAAAATAGCGAAGGATTCAACCATTACAGCCGTGAATAATGTGATGAGCTCCCGAATCGCTGCAAGTGACGTCGAAAATGCCAAGAAAAAGGTTGTAGAGGAATTGGATTATATGAGCATTAGTGGCGATATGAAAAAAGCCTCCACTTCCCTTGCTCGTACGGCAATCATTCAGAATGTATTTTTCGATAAGGACAAAACCGAGGAACAGCGAAGGAAAGCGGTTGAAAGCGTCGAGCCAATCAGGATCCTTCAAGGTCAGATCATCGTTGAAGAAAATCAATTAGTGGACAGGGATGTATTTAGACAGCTTGAACTGGCAGGCTTCCTAAATACGGAGTCTACCATTTACCCGTATATCGGCCTGCTGTTATTCATATTCCTGACCTTTGCCGCTTTTTATTACTTTTTCTACTATTCCATTTCCAAAAAGGATAACAAGTACAATCAGTTATTGATATTCAGTCTTGTCTTTATCCTTTCAATGGCTACCATGAAAACGGTCAGCATTCTGGCAGACCTGAAAAACTCGAATTTGGAATACATTTTCCCGGGTGCCATGGCGGCGATGCTCATCAAGATATTATTGAATGATAAGTTAGCGGTAGCAATGATCATATTGTTAGGTTCGTATGGTACGATTATATTTAATGGTGATACACCTGGAAATCTGGATTTCTCGATGGGGCTTTATATCATTTTCGGGGGATTAACGGCGATCATCATTCTATCTAGGCCCAATTTCAAATCAAAGGTGCTGGTAGCAGGGCTGCTATTGTCTTTAATCAATATGACATTTGTTTTTTCGCTCATCTTTATTATGGACAGCCATTATACTAGAATGGAGTACTTGTATTATGCTGCTGCTGCCATAGGTTCTGGAGTGGGTTCAGCCGTTTTGACAATGGGCCTGTTACCGTTTTTCGAGGCTGGTTTCGGGATCTTATCATCGATTAAGCTTATCGAGCTCGCGAATCCCAATCATCCGTTACTGCGGAGGATCTTGATTGAGGCTCCGGGGACATATCATCACAGTGTAATGGTCGCCAATTTGGCGGAATCGGCTTGTGAAGCCATCGGGTCGAATGGATTGCTGGCAAGGGTCGGCAGTTATTATCATGATATCGGTAAAACGAAGCGCCCGCACTTCTTCATCGAAAATCAGATGAGTGAAGAGAACCCGCATGATCGTCTGCAGCCGGAAACGAGCAGGGATATCATCATTGCCCATGCCGTAGATGGCGGGGAGATGCTGCGCAGTCACAAATTCCCGAAAGAGATTGTGGATATTGCAGAGCAGCATCATGGGACCACTTTATTGAAGTTTTTCTATCATAAGGCAAAAAAACAGGATGAGGCCACACTCGAAACGGCATACAGATATCCAGGGCCGAGGGCGATAATGAAGGAAGTAGCCGTCATCGGCATAGCCGATAGTGTGGAAGCTGCAGTGAGATCGATGAAGCACCCAACTCCGGAGAAGATTGAAGAGCTGGTAAGTTTCATCATTCAGGACAGGATTCAAGATGGTCAATTTGATGAATGTGACATTACTATGAGAGAATTGAGTATCGTGAAGCATTCCTTATGTGAATCGCTGAATGGTATCTTCCACTCCAGGATTGAATATCCGGAGCTGGATAAATTAGGACAGAAGGTGAAAGAATGA
- the ybeY gene encoding rRNA maturation RNase YbeY, translated as MILAIDLMDETNEVTEEAQQLVESILQFAARKENIEKDTELSVTFVDNDRIREINKEYRHKDSATDVISFALEEMGENEVEIVGAEMPRMLGDIIISIERTKEQAEEYGHSFDRELGFLALHGFLHLLGFDHMNEEDEKVMFTKQKEILEEYGLSREG; from the coding sequence ATGATTTTGGCTATCGATTTAATGGATGAAACGAATGAAGTAACGGAGGAAGCTCAGCAGCTTGTTGAAAGCATTCTGCAATTTGCGGCAAGAAAAGAAAACATTGAAAAAGACACCGAGTTGTCCGTTACATTTGTAGACAATGATAGGATTAGGGAAATCAATAAAGAATATCGTCATAAAGATTCAGCTACAGATGTCATTTCTTTTGCACTTGAAGAAATGGGAGAAAATGAAGTGGAAATTGTCGGAGCGGAAATGCCCCGCATGTTAGGGGATATCATCATTTCCATTGAACGTACGAAAGAACAGGCTGAAGAATATGGTCATTCATTTGACCGGGAACTTGGATTTTTAGCGCTGCATGGTTTTCTTCATTTATTGGGATTCGACCACATGAATGAAGAAGATGAAAAAGTGATGTTCACAAAACAAAAGGAGATCTTGGAAGAATATGGACTTTCAAGAGAAGGATAA
- a CDS encoding diacylglycerol kinase family protein — MDFQEKDKKRYPLLKSFSFACQGILEAVRTERNIKIHFALTAIVVFFGWYFSLNGMEWLFILAAIAGTITLELVNSAIERVVDLVTDQIHPLAKQAKDIAAGAVFIYAIFSIIVGLIIFLPKFGL; from the coding sequence ATGGACTTTCAAGAGAAGGATAAAAAAAGGTATCCTTTATTAAAAAGTTTCTCTTTTGCCTGTCAGGGAATTTTGGAGGCTGTTCGGACTGAACGCAATATCAAGATTCATTTCGCGTTAACGGCAATCGTCGTATTTTTTGGTTGGTACTTCTCATTGAATGGGATGGAGTGGCTTTTCATTTTGGCAGCCATAGCCGGTACAATCACGTTGGAGCTCGTTAATTCAGCGATTGAAAGGGTAGTGGACCTGGTAACGGATCAAATCCATCCGCTTGCCAAGCAGGCAAAAGATATTGCAGCCGGAGCTGTATTCATATATGCTATATTTTCTATAATAGTTGGATTGATTATCTTTTTGCCTAAGTTTGGCCTGTAG
- a CDS encoding cytidine deaminase: MNTKELIEEAKKARDKAYVPYSKFKVGAALLTADGKVYHGCNIENAAYSMCNCAERTALFSAYAHNDKKFTKLAVVADTDGPVSPCGACRQVISELCEKDMPVVLSNLNGDIKELTVQELLPGAFSPEDLNG; this comes from the coding sequence TTGAATACAAAAGAATTGATTGAGGAAGCTAAAAAAGCAAGGGATAAAGCTTATGTGCCTTACTCCAAATTTAAGGTGGGGGCAGCCCTTTTAACCGCTGATGGAAAGGTCTATCATGGTTGTAATATAGAAAATGCTGCATACAGCATGTGTAATTGCGCCGAAAGGACAGCTTTATTCAGCGCTTATGCCCATAACGATAAAAAATTCACTAAACTTGCAGTCGTGGCAGATACCGATGGTCCCGTTTCTCCATGCGGGGCATGCAGGCAGGTTATTTCAGAACTGTGCGAAAAGGATATGCCGGTCGTTTTGTCCAACTTAAATGGGGATATAAAAGAACTAACAGTACAGGAATTGCTTCCAGGAGCTTTTTCACCGGAGGATTTAAATGGATAA
- the era gene encoding GTPase Era — MDKLFDDTQVKGYKSGFISIIGRPNVGKSTFLNRVIGQKIAIMSDKPQTTRNKVQGVLTQNDSQMIFIDTPGIHKPKHKLGDFMMKVATNTLKEVDLILFMINATEGYGRGDEFIIEKLQSVKTPVFLVVNKIDAMHPDDLLPIIEKYQQLYPFAAVVPISALEGNNVDTLLEQIKEHLPEGPQFYPADQVTDHPERFIISELVREKVLHLTREEIPHSVAVVIDSIKKMDNSDTINVMATIVVERDSQKGIVIGKQGKMLKEVGSRARVDIENLLGSKVFLELWVKVQKDWRNKASQLRDYGFNESEY, encoded by the coding sequence ATGGATAAACTATTTGACGATACACAAGTAAAAGGTTACAAATCAGGTTTCATTTCAATTATTGGACGACCTAATGTTGGAAAGAGTACGTTTCTAAATCGGGTCATCGGTCAAAAGATTGCCATTATGAGCGATAAACCGCAAACTACAAGAAATAAGGTCCAGGGAGTACTTACGCAAAACGATTCACAAATGATTTTCATCGATACCCCTGGCATTCATAAACCAAAGCATAAGCTTGGTGATTTCATGATGAAAGTGGCAACGAATACATTGAAAGAAGTCGATTTGATTCTCTTCATGATCAATGCGACTGAAGGATACGGACGCGGTGACGAGTTTATCATCGAAAAACTTCAATCCGTAAAAACGCCTGTTTTCCTAGTTGTAAACAAAATCGATGCGATGCATCCAGATGATTTACTTCCGATCATTGAAAAATACCAACAGCTTTACCCTTTTGCGGCAGTCGTTCCGATTTCTGCGCTTGAAGGGAATAACGTTGATACACTGCTTGAACAAATCAAGGAACATCTGCCTGAAGGTCCCCAGTTTTATCCAGCTGACCAAGTGACCGACCATCCTGAGCGTTTTATCATCTCCGAATTGGTCCGCGAAAAGGTACTGCACCTGACACGGGAAGAAATTCCGCATTCAGTGGCTGTTGTCATCGATTCGATTAAAAAAATGGACAACAGCGACACCATTAATGTCATGGCGACGATCGTTGTCGAACGTGATTCGCAAAAAGGCATTGTCATCGGAAAGCAAGGGAAAATGCTTAAAGAAGTAGGTAGCCGTGCCAGAGTGGATATCGAAAATTTATTGGGCTCGAAGGTTTTCTTGGAACTGTGGGTGAAGGTGCAGAAGGATTGGCGTAACAAAGCAAGCCAGCTCCGCGATTATGGTTTCAATGAGAGCGAGTATTAA
- a CDS encoding YqzL family protein: MLDFTWELFSETGNVDTYLLFKEIEVERQERHLVLNDELAEFDFPVS; the protein is encoded by the coding sequence ATGTTGGATTTTACCTGGGAATTATTTAGTGAAACAGGTAATGTGGACACCTATTTGCTGTTTAAGGAGATAGAAGTCGAGAGACAGGAAAGACACTTGGTATTGAATGATGAGCTAGCAGAATTTGATTTTCCTGTTTCATAG